A stretch of Candidatus Bathyarchaeota archaeon DNA encodes these proteins:
- a CDS encoding Gfo/Idh/MocA family oxidoreductase, translating to MLRLGIIGCGKVTTMFHLKSIKEVEDVTVTAVADLNQKRMENVRGKAGALKGYTSPEELLTDPDVEVVAINTPPRFHETLVLKAIEAGKHALCEKPLAQTLEGCKRIGEAQTNTGLVVLPVHNYAFTPCLITARELIEKGEIGALQEIDVKFDNNLWSYGSKTDFRTKVAYGLVEDILPHALSVVQVLSDPVSEVAEAEGYMRRYQVLDNIRLIMATGSGVTVRGEMNWTSLIPGFKVKVSGDEGTIQIDLMKAPQGGTLKTERGSKRIGGMNLGQYLDLILLKHPAFVGQYEHLVSTVRGDAEPLFTVDDEILMMGVLEDVVRILSNDEKGEKK from the coding sequence ATGCTCCGGCTGGGTATCATCGGCTGCGGGAAAGTAACCACCATGTTCCACCTCAAATCTATCAAGGAGGTGGAGGATGTCACAGTAACGGCTGTCGCAGACTTAAACCAGAAGCGAATGGAGAACGTCCGCGGGAAGGCGGGTGCCTTGAAGGGTTACACCTCTCCTGAGGAGCTTCTGACAGACCCCGATGTAGAGGTCGTCGCCATTAACACCCCGCCCCGATTCCACGAGACCCTAGTCCTTAAAGCTATTGAGGCCGGAAAACACGCCCTGTGTGAGAAGCCATTGGCCCAGACCCTAGAGGGCTGCAAGAGGATTGGCGAGGCCCAGACTAATACGGGACTGGTGGTTCTCCCAGTTCACAACTACGCTTTTACACCCTGCCTCATCACAGCCAGGGAGCTGATCGAGAAAGGAGAGATAGGAGCCCTCCAAGAGATCGACGTCAAGTTTGACAACAACCTTTGGAGCTATGGATCCAAGACTGATTTCAGGACCAAAGTAGCCTATGGCCTCGTAGAGGATATACTCCCCCACGCCCTCTCAGTGGTCCAAGTGCTCTCAGACCCCGTTTCTGAAGTTGCCGAGGCCGAGGGCTATATGAGGAGATACCAGGTCCTGGACAACATCAGGCTCATTATGGCAACCGGAAGCGGCGTCACGGTCCGGGGGGAGATGAACTGGACCAGCCTCATCCCAGGCTTTAAGGTTAAGGTCTCAGGGGATGAAGGTACCATCCAAATCGACCTCATGAAAGCCCCTCAAGGGGGGACCTTAAAAACCGAAAGAGGAAGCAAACGTATAGGCGGGATGAACTTAGGTCAGTACCTTGACCTCATCCTACTCAAGCACCCCGCCTTTGTGGGTCAATACGAGCATCTGGTTTCCACCGTCAGGGGTGATGCGGAGCCCTTGTTCACCGTGGATGACGAGATCCTGATGATGGGTGTCCTCGAGGACGTCGTCAGGATCCTATCCAATGATGAAAAGGGGGAGAAAAAGTGA